The nucleotide sequence gcgggtaaatattggattttatccctaatcacgttggataaggtaaggtttcactaaacccttgtgtttagttgctttgtgtatcttaggttttgatgttggtatatatatgtgttgttagtttgagcctTGGTGTTTGATGGAGTTAGTTGAGGCCTTGGATCAAGTTTGGcggcttcgttttggtgtttagtgcatttgggaatcggccaagatatggtttcgatttattttatgtaatatgtaatgtttctggacacttaggctagttgaccctaagataggattgaatgatattggtgcataaataattatttgtgaattgaagAAATTGTTGGTTATGTTGGATTAGTGTGGTTGATGGTGATTGTTAGGGATTATGGGTATTGATGAGTATTTATGGTGAGTAGTTATACTGGTGGATAATAAGGATTATCGAAATTTAAGGTAATAAGTTAATGTAAAATGTTGTGGTGGTTTGGAATAAAGGAtattaataattatatgatttAATGATGACtattggtattttaattattatgaatGTTGATGATGAATGTGAGACTTATTGTTGTTGATGGAGGTTTGTGATAtggctgatgattatgaatgcaTATTGATGTTGTTCGTAAGTGGAGATGATTGTTTAAGAGTTGATAAATTAAGATATTAAATGATAAGATTTGTTATGGTTGTTGAGAATTTGAATGGTGGTATTAAGAAAATTGGATGTGATGTTAGATTGAATTTAGAGTTGGATGAGGTGAGTATTAAATGGTTTATATGCTTGAATGGTTGAAGTGGTTGAGAAAGATTTGGTATGGACTTCGATGTTGTTTTGGTATTGTTTGGGGTATGATTAGTTTGGCTTTGAATTGTGAATTTTGGTGAAGTGGAGATGTGATTTTTGTTGATAGATATATATGATATATAGATATTGAGGTCGTAAAAGAGGAAAGTGAAGGAAAAATGTGATAAGCTTGGTGTAATATGGAATAGAGGgttaattttgatgaaaagtggAGTTTGGATTAggttggtttggttttggttgtgtttaCAAAGAAATTGTGGAAATTATGATTTTtgggtaaaagttggtttttgatgaactttatctgatcataacttttgcctcggttttcaaaaattgttgaatttggtttatatttgaagattattgaaaacccttcgatttgaaataaagtttgcaaaatttggaattttgtaaaggaagttatgatcatttaaagttggtgttgaaaatctgaaattctgcaaagttgcagaatttcaggatttctgatatgtgcgtacgcacagccttgtgcgcacgtacAACCCTGCGAAAATGTTATTCTGTGCGGACGCGCAgctttgtgcatacgcacaggcaaGGGAAAGGGCTCTGGTAGCAGCGCTAACATAGGTTATGCACgcgcacatcaatgaagaattacgacctgtgcgaacgcacagccctgtgcgcagacacaagtcgggaagggtcatctgttgggggcgctcacacagcttgtgcgagtgaatAGGCTTGTGAATTttcgtacctgtgcgtacgcacacccctgtgcgtacgcacactttcaaaatcttccagggcgtgcgcacgcacacccctgtgcggacgcacacaccttgttttcaactatttcaccttcccaacaaggttgtaagcttctctaacaccattttaaggcttttGGGCATAATTTTGAGTATGGGAATATGAGAGATAAGCTAAGGGTTTTAGTTGGTGATTATTGTGAAAAGTTAGCAGACGGAGGTCTAGGTTTCTGGGGTATGGAGGATGAGtgtggttgagagagaaggaatggTAGTGAACTTGGCGAGTACTGACAATGAATTGAGAAATTGAGGAACTAATGAGTTCGAAATGGAATTAAGAACTGACGATGGGTATTATGAGCTTGATGTTTATTGAGGTAAAATGTattaggcactatatccttggaatgttgaaaATGGATAATTGAAGGAGATGTGAGATGAGGAATTGTAATGACTGGTGATGATTTGGGGTTGTTGATGGATTTGTTGAATGTgaaaagtgtgccaggcactatatccttgggatgatgatcttgttgaataATGGGAGTGTGcaaggcactatatccttgggttgagTATGACAGTGTGCAAGGAATTATGTCTCTGAGATTGACTTATGATTGATAATCTTTTCTGgtgcaagagtgtgccaggcattATATCCTTGGGTTATGCATGCAAGTGTGCCCGACACTATATTCGTGGGTGCAGCAGAAAAGCGACATCCAAaaggatgtgtcaggttggcatttatggaccgacaagtgatatcacgagccaataggatagacattcatcatatgcattttttatctatttgtatgctttgccgacttgtaattgtatgcctaaatgaataacatgcctatttgcttacttgaactACTTGCTCTATCTGCTTCtatttgtgttttacttgcttgcatttcttttgtgattgtatggtgctgaggaggttaggtaggcagtggcgatgggatcgcacggaggtaaggttggcgaaggctgtgggatacagcagtGTGATTTGTGTTAGTTAGAatccccctaagtttagataacccagttatggtttaagttctttgaatttttatttattttgttctaagcttgaatatcagtatgtgatgtgaagttctaggattgcctttggcgtcccggggccttacatcttacattattgagcactgttaccatactgagaacctccggttctcattccatacgttgttgttatttttcagatgcaggtcacaacccactGCAGGGAGTTGGGTGATGGTAGCATAGCGGAGgatcttattctattttgttgcCATCTTGGTTATTTTAActtgtactctcacttttgtattttgtttctcCTAGAGGCTTTTATTTGAgggaacaaaacttgtataagccctTTTGAACTACAGTCTTCTAATTGTCGgtatatatggctagccggcttgaACTCCGCGAGTCGTGGCTAGATCTTTATGACattatactatgatattttgatataaattgtatctatttcttgtgctttaagttagttgCTCCGTTTATGCATTTTGCGCTTTTCTTACCCTAACTTTGAGCTTTAttctttcatcgggcttctagattatattattctttctatataaatatgtataagccttagaattgtcgtaacctttggttaacccttgctttacggctagagataAGGCTTGggttaattggggtgttacatttagtggtatcagagcggtttgtCCTCGTGAACCTGAGGGATGAGCCGATTGTGCTTCGTTGCATACTCTGTGtatctttttctttgatgctattaggttatctacttgatattgtatagcatgcttgtttgtgagtggcTGTTTGGGATAATGgaagcactagacttttgatattgagactgatcaccttgatatcgattgtttggtgtagacaggaaccctaatggctactcaCGGATGAGGTCGTACACGTTCACGAAGAGAGAGTGGAAACGAGCAATCGgccgataaccatgccgagttcatggcggCAATGGCGAATCTTGCGAACACCATGGAGGCGAATGCTGCTGTGACTTTACAAGCTGCGTagaggttaggccaaccggcGGGAAATGGAGGCGGAAATGGTGATGACTTAGGAGGTGCTCCGATGACCCTAGCTACGTTTCTTAAAGTTCACCCACCGGCTTTCAGAGGATCGACCAATCCCACGGAAGCGGATAACTGGTTTCAAGCTATGGAGCGTGCACTGTAAGCACAGCATGTCCCGAGCAACCAATACGTGGAGTTTGCTGCTTATCATCTTCGAGAAGATGCCCAGCATTGGTGGCAAGCAGCATGCCGCTTGCTACAGCTTCAGAACGCTGATGTTCCTTGGGATGTATTTCAAAcggccttctacaagaagtactttcttGAGTCTGCAAGGGAGGCaaaggagatggaacttatgcagctgaagcaaggttcgtTGTCTGTGGCAGACTGCACCAACAGATTTGAGGAGCTCTGTAGGTTCTCTAGGGTGTGTCAGGGTGTCCCAGAGACCTATGAATGTTGGAAGTGTATCACGTATCAAAGGGGTTTACAGGACGACATCATGACTActgtggctcctatggagattcACATTTTCTCCGATCTGGTGAACAAGGCAAGAGTGGTTGAAGAATA is from Arachis ipaensis cultivar K30076 chromosome B01, Araip1.1, whole genome shotgun sequence and encodes:
- the LOC110265863 gene encoding uncharacterized protein LOC110265863, encoding MAAMANLANTMEANAAHVPSNQYVEFAAYHLREDAQHWWQAACRLLQLQNADVPWDVFQTAFYKKYFLESAREAKEMELMQLKQGSLSVADCTNRFEELCRFSRVCQGVPETYECWKCITYQRGLQDDIMTTVAPMEIHIFSDLVNKARVVEE